TGAACACGCCACTGCCTCCAAACTGCCTAGGGGGTGATGTGCTGaagtggcacagggcagagcaccATGAGGCTccagctggagaagcagctcgtctttctctccctgctctgcattcTCTCCAAGGTAAGGGAGATGGGGCAGCTTTAGCCGTGGAGCACCCGGTTCTGGCAAAGCGGGGTTCGGGAGGGActggcaggaggctgtgctgaTGCAAGGGCAGAGGTGTTTGGGATGCAACAGCAGGGTCTGAGTGCTCCTGGGCCCGAGGCTCCGCTGAGCGAGTCCCTGGAGCACGCAGGAATGCCAGCAATGCAATGCGCTGCTCGCCGTCCCTGCGCCTCTCcgggctgggctgctctcagtgTCCCCGAGCCAGCGAGCCGCAGCTGGGCGGTAGCGGCTCCTCCAGGCTCCCCCAGGCTCCTCCATCCTCACCCAGGCTCCCGAGGCAGAGGCCAagccaccagcaccagccctgccatTACTCAGTTCTCCCCACTTCTTGGAACGCTCAAGCCAAGCTAGAGCCTCTGATGGGATTTGGGTTGttgtagagattttttttttttttttttttttctcttagacTCTGTGTGAAAATATTTGCCTGTGCAGAGAACAGGAATGTTGAAAAATTTGGGGCATCTTTGCTCCGAGTTCCAATTGCTGCTTGAATCCCCATGCAGGGACGTTGTGGCAATGTCGTGCCTATTTGACTCTTTTCCCAGAAAGTTCAGATCTCTGACAGGAGTCGCATTGTCATCTAAAGACAAGTAAATTACAAGCAGGGAGAAATGGATTTATGGCTTGGCTAATCTTTCTAAAACATCAATTTGTAATAACAACCTCCTGAGAGATGAAAAATGCCCTTGGCTGCCTGGGTAAGTTGTAACAGAGCAATGATTCTTGCCCCAGGTGCTCATGAGTGCCTGGAGAATCACCAAGGACCATCGTGCTGCCAGCTCAAACCTGGCCACCACAGCCAGTCTCTAAGTCCCTGTCACATTAATAATGCTGCTCACTGTCAGAGCTAGAACAAGACTCAGATTACCCAATCCATTTTGGATATATTTTAACTCCAATTACTGGCACTGACACTTCTACAGCCCCATGAGAAGCATCTGAACTGCTGCAAATGGGGAATAGATAGAGGAGCAGtagcttttctctttcatcaTGTCAGACCTGATGCCACAGGGAgaacctgaaagaaaaagaaaagtggtaTCTAAAACCTACATGGTCTGGCTGAACCCATCGCTCTCCTGACTCAGCAGTCACACCAGtacctggagcagggcagggatgaaTGTTTTGGTTGcatgtttgctgtgctgcacacactggccctgcagccagcagcatgtgcatggtgctgagcagcagggctgctaGGGGGCTCACATGCACTGTCAGGCCAGTACTGGCAAAGGATTCACTTCCAAACTGCAGAGCCAACTCTCATGGCTTCATCTCTGTCTTATGTGACATGATGAGAGCTCAAGAGCTGCCTGAAAAAGCTGGTGGTGCCAGAGTGGTTGTGCAAGGATGAGCCAAGGGTACAAACATCCACCTGCCCAGGTGAACTCCCATGGGCACCTCCCTGGCAGACAACTGGCTGAGCAGGCAagctggctgagccctgccaaGGTGATTACTTAGTCTAGCCACGAGGGAAAACAGCTCCCAGTCCTTGAAAACGTGCCTGTCTCCGGGCTCCTCACCCAGTGGGTCAGCCCaggtgaggatgctgcagccagggacaagcagaggatgcagctggagcagtgagGATTGCAGTGAGGTCTGCCTGGCTTCAGATCCCCACTGCTGATGCAATGTCCTGTTTCTTGGCTTGAATGACAACTCTTAAGACTGCTAGGAGTGAGGTGCTGTGCACTCACCATGCGAATTCAGTCCCTGCAAAGCCACCTgtccagctgggcacagcctgctgcCTTGGGGGCAGGCATGGGTGTGGGCAGctttccatccctcccttcctctctcccacTGGGCTGCTTGGGGCTGCTGACCTCATTAAATAACCACCACTGCCTGGGAGCCTGTAGCTCCATGTGTCTTCCTCCTGTGTCTTCAGAGCAGTGGCACATTAAAGTCACCATCTTGCAGAGTGCTGTGCCTCTGAGCATCCTTGATACTCCGTGGTTTTCCCTAGGTGCCCTTTAAAGAGGATAGTAGCTTTCCAGGATGGTCTGAGATATTCCCATGGATTTGCAGAACCTCCCTCCATCAAAAATCTGCCCCCATGACTGAGACAAGATTACCGGGCTGTCCCAGTGACAAAGCAGCCAAAAACCACCTGTATGGATTCAGCTTTGCCTCCGCAGGtttgtgcccagctgtgccGGAGACCATGCTACTGCCCCTGGGTGCCACCCCACTGTCCCCGCGGGTCCCCATTGGTCCTGGATGGGTGTGGCTGCTGCAAAATCTGTGCCCGACGCCTGGGAGAGTCCTGCGACTTCCTGCACGTGTGTGACCAGAGCCAGGGGCTCGTCTGTGACTACAGCTCAGcatctgcagggacaggaggcacCTGCAACTGTGAGCACAGGGGTGCCCATTTTCCCTGGGGATACCCGCGCActccagcacacagcccagctccagtcATGACCTCACATGGCTACAGGCATCCCGCAGCACCACCAGGGAAGTGTTTAGAGCTAGGAAAGCAGCTTTCCTGAGGAGGATACATGCAGCTTAGCCACGGGGCTGTGACCCATCTCCTGCCAGCTCTTGTGCTGCTTTCTGATTGGGAATTCAGGGTAGTTTCAGTGAGAATGGACAGGGGggtcccagggatgctgcagtcACCCAGCCAAGCCTGGAGCCTGGGAGTCCTGCAGAGAAATCTCAGATAAACTTTTCCTAGCCAGAAAGCCTGAAGGCAGGATCAGAACCAAAGGGTGGGGAGGCTCTCACAGCTTGTGAGCTGTTGCTTTGAATAAACAGAGAGATGAGGATGGGGGGGAGGTTGGGTGGTGAATATGCTGCTGCATTCCCATGTCTGCCCTGCACACCACTCAGTCACTTCTGTGGTCCCCCCACTTCAATCCCTTTTTTCAGCCCCACAGTCACCCCAGCACTATCCCTGCCATCCCCATCtctctgtcactgtcccttACGGGCTCCCCGGCTGTCACTTGCAGTTGAAGACGATGAGGAGGGCTGCGAGGTGAACGGCCGAGTCTATCGAGATGGGGAgattttccagcccagctgcaaaATTCAGTGCCACTGCTTGGACGGGGGCTTCAACTGCATCCCGCTGTGCCAGGAGGATGTTCGGCTGCCCACCCCGGACTGCCCCCACCCCCGGCGCGTGGAGATCCTGGGGAAGTGCTGCCCCGAGTGGGTCTGTGCAGCCCAGGACCAGCACCTCCTCCGGGATGCCAGAGCAGGTGAGATGCAGGCAGCTTCAGGAAGGGGATGCCCACGCCAGTCTCTGGAGATGGCCCCTTCCCCCCCCTTCTCAGAAGGAGACACCTCGCACGTTTATCTGCCGCCCAGGGATgtgcctgcagcaccacagggaACTGCACAGCACCTACTCCAACCATCCTTTTCCCCCCCTCGTGTCGTTTCTTGCAGTCCCCGGGGCAGTGTCCCCGCTGCTGCGACACCCCTGCCAGGAGTGGGGCACGGAGTGGAGCGCCTGCTCCGCCACCTGCGGGCTGGGCTTTGCCACCCGCGTGTCCAACCAGAACCGCTACTGCCGGCTGGAGAGCCAGAGGCGGCTTTGCATGCTCCGACTCTGCCCGGCCCTGCCGGCAGCGTTCCCCGCGGTGAgtctgggctgggggagctgctgcccccGGGCACCGCGTCTGAGTGACCAAGGGAAGTGCCCCACATGCCTCCGGGCCCCCATCAGCCCCCCTCAGCCGTGAGCTGACCGTGTCTCAGGAACACGTGAACATCCCCTGAAACTGTGCTTGGGAAACAGCCGATGGCAGGTGCAGAGCAGAATGTTGGGGTCTCTGAATGTCTGAATCCAAGAGCACTGTGGATCTCACACAGGCAAGCTCCGGCTGCCCCTATGGCCAGAGATGGATTTGCAGCTCCTGCCGGGCTCCCTGGGCATAGCCGGGAGGTGGCTCTGCCACCCGTTTATCAGCCTGACACAACCCCAGTGTGGACATAGTGCTAACCTGCCTTTCTGGCATGAAGGTGGCACTTTCTGGCCACTTCTTTCCCCCTGTATTGTCACTGCCAtgtggctctgctccccagctgtggggacacacCACCACCCCTCTCCATCTCCCCACTGATCCCCATTCTGCCTTTCCAGAGGGGAAGAGGAGCTCGTTTGTAGCTGTGCCCACCCCGGATTCACCCTGGAGCCAATGCCTCATCCTAGCAAAGAGTCTGGCACAAACCCATGGCACTGTGGTTATGGTGAAGATGGAGGATGTTTCCATTGGGAAAACAGAGACGAAATTATCAACTTTGGCTGCAAATGAGGCTGGGAACAAGAGAACAAGATCCCAGTGTCACCAATCATCTGCCTCCTTTGTACACCCCagccctctgccccaggcagagTTACTGGGCAGCATTCCGAGTTCCTTAGGCTGAATGAAACGGGGAAATTCTGCTCCAAGCATAAACACACCTGAGAAACCAGGAATTGGTCCTTTCCTGGATCAGTGGGGCTTCTGAAGGGGTCATGCTGCTTCTCTGCCACATcatgcagctctgctttgcagggACTTCAAGAGAGACCATGTCCAGCACCTGGAAGCCAAAATCCCTGGAAGGAAGCTTCATACCCAGCCCACAGGGAGGGAGCTGGTCATCAAGCTGCACCCCATGAATCACTGCCacaccaggctgagctgctggaccACGCAGGAGCTCAGCCAGTCCATGGTACCCCCTGCAACCCAGCAGCCTCCTTCCCGGGCATGGGCAGGCTGCTCCTGATGGCAGCTCTAATTCACCTTCCCCTCATCCCTCCAGAATAAACACGAGCCTTCCCGCTCTGCCTGGCCTCCTCCTCTCCAAAGCGCTGATGGTTTGGCAGGGCTTCGGCCAGCGAAGAGCTCAGACAGCGAAGACTCCGCCCGGCGCACCAGACATACCGCCCGCCATCCAAGCACAATTCCCCGCGAGCCGGGGACAGGGGAAAGCgggaaaaaggcaaaacaaatcGCAAAGATGAGTCGGTGCCGCCTCCCGacgggctggagctgctccagccatgcaggagagctgctctggctgtacTTTCCCGCAGTAAAAAGTCCTTCTTGGTGATGGGAAGTGAAACCCAAATGCCCTCTAACGGCCTCGCACAGATGTGCAGAGGGAACGCGCGTTCCACCGCGGGAAGGgaggctggaaggagctgtggcGTGTCCAGGTGAGAGATGGACTTAGATGCGTATTTCTGgaactaaaaataaagatgtgcTCATCCAGGTGCGGAGCTTGTCTTTGCAGGGTGAGCCCAGTGCTACTGTTCAAGACCAGCTCGGTGGATGCAGGAAAGTCCTGGTACAGGGTGGGGCAGCTTGAGGCACCTCAATTCAGGCTGCTTAGACTGACctaagagaaggaaaaagaaaaaaaaaaaaagtgaattaaaaCACTGAACATATTATTAAAGTTTATTATATCCTGGTTTAAACCCTTCACTCTTACCCAGCCAtaagctctgctgctggcacagccctggccatAGCAGTGCCCAGGTCTCCAGTGTTGGGATGGGTAGGAAGCAAGGCAGGGCATGGCActactgcactgctgctgcacctgcagccacaggcacagcctcctctcagccTCCCAAAAAATCAATGCCCAAACTCCCCTCCAGCTCATCCCTCCTACTGCCAGGCCCACACTTCCCCTAGTTCCCCCAGACTGGGATTTCCCCAGCATGATGCAAACACCATCACCAGCTGACTACTGGCCAGGGCAGATCTGGAGGTGAAGGGGCAAAAGGCTGCATGGCAGGGGAGCTACTCTCTCCAGCCCAAGGAAaagcctccccagcagcagcagaaaaggcagcagggcCAAGGCAACTCACCCACTCTCTCAAGCCTTGcaggaactgaaaataaaatgaaagtcaAGGATGTGGTTCAGTCACctcttggggggaaaaataaaaagagaaagaaaaaaagaagcctcACTGCTCTCGCAGTAAAACATTGCCT
Above is a genomic segment from Oenanthe melanoleuca isolate GR-GAL-2019-014 chromosome 20, OMel1.0, whole genome shotgun sequence containing:
- the CCN5 gene encoding CCN family member 5 isoform X2 translates to MRLQLEKQLVFLSLLCILSKVCAQLCRRPCYCPWVPPHCPRGSPLVLDGCGCCKICARRLGESCDFLHVCDQSQGLVCDYSSASAGTGGTCNFEDDEEGCEVNGRVYRDGEIFQPSCKIQCHCLDGGFNCIPLCQEDVRLPTPDCPHPRRVEILGKCCPEWVCAAQDQHLLRDARAVPGAVSPLLRHPCQEWGTEWSACSATCGLGFATRVSNQNRYCRLESQRRLCMLRLCPALPAAFPARGRGARL
- the CCN5 gene encoding CCN family member 5 isoform X1 produces the protein MRLQLEKQLVFLSLLCILSKVCAQLCRRPCYCPWVPPHCPRGSPLVLDGCGCCKICARRLGESCDFLHVCDQSQGLVCDYSSASAGTGGTCNFEDDEEGCEVNGRVYRDGEIFQPSCKIQCHCLDGGFNCIPLCQEDVRLPTPDCPHPRRVEILGKCCPEWVCAAQDQHLLRDARAEGKRSSFVAVPTPDSPWSQCLILAKSLAQTHGTVVMVKMEDVSIGKTETKLSTLAANEAGNKRTRSQCHQSSASFVHPSPLPQAELLGSIPSSLG